In a genomic window of Anomalospiza imberbis isolate Cuckoo-Finch-1a 21T00152 chromosome 5, ASM3175350v1, whole genome shotgun sequence:
- the PRPF18 gene encoding pre-mRNA-splicing factor 18 isoform X3, translating to MTLSRQEVIRRLRERGEPIRLFGETDYDAFQRLRKIEILAPEVNKGLRNDLKAALDKIDQQYLNEIVGGQEAGDDDSQNDLKVHEENTTIEELEALGESLGRGDDHYDMDIITKFLKFLLGVWAKELNAREDYVKRGVQGKLNSATQKQTESYLRPLFRKLRKRTLPADIKESITDIIKFMLQREYVKANDAYLQMAIGNAPWPIGVTMVGIHARTGREKIFSKHVAHVLNDETQRKYIQGLKRLMTICQKHFPTDPSKCVEYNAL from the exons ATGACTCTTTCCAGACAGGAG GTTATCAGGAGGTTACGAGAGAGGGGTGAGCCCATCAGGCTGTTTGGAGAGACAGATTATGATGCATTTCAGCGTCTGAGGAAGATAGAAATTCTTGCACCTGAAGTGAACAAG GGCCTGAGAAATGACCTGAAGGCTGCTTTGGATAAGATTGATCAGCAGTATCTGAATGAAATTGTGGGTGGCCAAGAAGCAGGAGATGATGACTCCCAGAATGACCTGAAAGTCCATGAGGAGAACACTACTATTGAAGAGCTAGAA gctTTGGGAGAATCCTTAGGACGGGGTGATGATCACTATGATATGGACATCATAACAAAGTTCTTGAAG TTCCTCCTGGGGGTTTGGGCCAAGGAGCTGAATGCCAGAGAGGACTACGTGAAACGGGGCGTGCAGGGGAAGCTGAACAGCGCCACTCAGAAACAGACCGAGTCCTACCTGCGGCCGCTCTTCAGGAAGCTCCGCAAGAGG ACACTTCCTGCAGACATCAAAGAATCAATAACAGATATTATTAAGTTTATGTTGCAAAGAGAATACGTGAAG GCCAACGATGCCTACCTGCAGATGGCCATTGGGAACGCTCCCTGGCCCATCGGCGTCACCATGGTCGGCATCCACGCGCGGACGGGCCGCGAGAAGATTTTCTCCAAGCACGTGGCCCACGTGCTCAACGATGAAACTCAAAGGAAGTACATACAG GGGCTGAAGAGACTCATGACCATTTGCCAGAAGCACTTCCCAACAGACCCATCCAAATGTGTGGAGTACAACGCGCTGTGA